One Primulina eburnea isolate SZY01 chromosome 4, ASM2296580v1, whole genome shotgun sequence genomic window, CAACACATCTATATAGGATGTCTGATGGAAATATTTCACTGACATGAATGAAATTTCCAACATTTTACaattaaacccataaaactgatCTTCGTACCTATGCCAAACATAATTTTCATCAACTTTTCCATAAAGACGAAGGGACTTGATTCACTGAAGGAGGCTGTAATAACTCGAATCATAAGCGTTtgaagtaaaaaaatattacatgaATAGCACAATGTGAACATCTGTAACTCCTCCCATGAGGACGAAAGCGAAGGCGAGGGAGGCAAATAATTCAGCAAATTTTTCGACAACACCAAAAGCTCTAGCGAATTCTCAACAAATAAGGATTCGATTCCGCATGGGAAGAATGGTGAGACAAGTTACTTCTTTTTCCATATCGGGATAACTTAATCATGACAGTTGATTAGATATTATTTGGACATCGATTAACCATATTGAAAATCTACAAACTCCTGTAATCGATGACAGTGACTTCATCTTCGGGTGCATCCAGGTCATTATAGCTGCCAACATTGTTAAATATGGGTCAGGTAAGAACAAAACGGAGGCCACCATTGATACAATTCAAAATTTGTTTCGGCTATCCAAAATCTAACCGAACCTTCTGAGACGTCGAGGATCCTGTCGAAATGTTGGGGGTAACGCAATTATTGGGGCAGGACCACCAAACTGGGTGCCTGACCTTCCATTTCTACCACCTTCAAACGGGGATGGACCTCCGTGGTCACGCAACATCCGCATTGCTACTTCAGGAGGGGTGGGAACAAAAGGCCCAAGCGGACTTTAGTCCATGACCATATATACccgtaaagaaaaatataaaaactaAATATGAATGTGTCATGATGATCATTTCGGTTATAAGGGAGAGTATATAAAAGGGAggggaaaaaattattttcatggGGCAGGGGAAATGTCCTTACCCGGCACCAGGAACTGGCATCAATACAGGTGGAGCTATATCTGAAGGGAAAGAAGCCACAGCTATGCCTTGACCTCCAAAAGCATCGAATAATGGTTCATCACCATTGTTTCCCGGGGCACCATCATTGTTGGATGGAAAATCCCCCGACTGAGGTTCGTCAGATCTATCAAAAAGATTATCACGTTCTCTGAGGTGTCCTCTTTCATCCTTCATTCTGCCATCTGGGCCAGGTCTACGCCTTTGAGGCTTCTCCTTCTACAAAGACATGCCAATAACTTGTAACAATGTACCACACAATTAGCTATGTAAAGAAATCGTGATGCTCATTAATATATCATACCGGAAAAGATGGTTGCATGACAGGAGTCCCTCCAGGTGCATTTTCGTCACTGTGATAAATGACAATTATAAACCTCAAGTAGATGCCAAATAAATTGACATACAGTACAATTGGTACACACTTACTTCATGTAGTTCTGGAAATATAATTCTTCACGCACTTTTGATGTCAGTTCCATGACAACTTCAGGATGTTTTAACTTCAAATGTTTGTGAACAAACTCAGCAGCATGGAAGAGCTTTGTACAACCCTTTGCTCCACATCCATACTTCCAGCCATATTTTTCATCTCTAATTTTGCGAACATGGGGATCCAAAGCTTCAGTAGCTACAACATCTATCTTCTCCTTTGCAGTCATTATTTCCAATAGATCCAAACCCTTCAGTCTCTCTTGCCAGTGGGAATCCAATTTGTTCTCCCAATCCTTCCCGTTTGCATCTGAATTCTTGCCATCAATTCTAACATGCCGGAGACCTTTGGCTTCATTTGATTCCATCAGTCCATAATAATCAAGCCCATGAATGCGCCAGAGATAAGTGAGAAGCGTGTCCAGAAGCTCGATTCCTTCAAGACCTTTAATTGTACTTAAGCCCCGTATAATAATGACTGGACTACTTGAGCTGCTGTGAGATTTATCTCTACTCATTCTATCATTATCAGCTCGGCATAAAACATTATCCTCGATCCCCTTTTCTGAATCAAGCTTCCTAACAAGAGCCTGTGCTTGTTCAACGTCAACCTGTATTCTTCTTGGCTCAGAACTGATTGGATGAGCCTTTGGGGCAGCCGAGAGCTCAGAATCTTTAGCACCAACCCGGCCATGCCGTCTTCGTTTGCCACCCACATCTGCATCATCATCAGAATTAGGTTCGGACTGTTCTGCCTGGTTTGAAGAAGGATTGATGCTAGGATCTCTGCTCACATAAAGAAGTTATATTAGTTGACCAAACCAAACTAGTACGCCTTAAATATGGACACAACATGAGATGATCTTACAAATCCAAGGTCCCATTCTGCAGATCAAGATGAAAATTCTTGGCCAACTTCCTTGCAAGTTCATTCCTCCTACAGTGAAGATGCTTCAGCAAAATGAAACGCA contains:
- the LOC140831049 gene encoding serrate RNA effector molecule-like; translation: MAELLNDAEENHDNLRDENTASTNNSNKPSTTDLPDATADTVSSPPPSTQPRGGIRERDRGSRERRDDRDFDRPPRREFYDRNRSPPPTRERDYHKRGRPSPSPPPPAYRDRRGGGPHSPPPRRSPPFPPYKRRRGDGYEGRRGSPRGGFGHGDRRFAYDYPGGNDREMGGSRPGYLDERPHGRYMGRSSGGYQDWVPGRGGFADAFPSGGPQREGMMSYKQFIQELEDDILPTEAERRYQEYKSEYVSTQKRAYFNAHKDEEWFKDKYHPTNLLAVIERRNELARKLAKNFHLDLQNGTLDLDPSINPSSNQAEQSEPNSDDDADVGGKRRRHGRVGAKDSELSAAPKAHPISSEPRRIQVDVEQAQALVRKLDSEKGIEDNVLCRADNDRMSRDKSHSSSSSPVIIIRGLSTIKGLEGIELLDTLLTYLWRIHGLDYYGLMESNEAKGLRHVRIDGKNSDANGKDWENKLDSHWQERLKGLDLLEIMTAKEKIDVVATEALDPHVRKIRDEKYGWKYGCGAKGCTKLFHAAEFVHKHLKLKHPEVVMELTSKVREELYFQNYMNDENAPGGTPVMQPSFPKEKPQRRRPGPDGRMKDERGHLRERDNLFDRSDEPQSGDFPSNNDGAPGNNGDEPLFDAFGGQGIAVASFPSDIAPPVLMPVPGAGPLGPFVPTPPEVAMRMLRDHGGPSPFEGGRNGRSGTQFGGPAPIIALPPTFRQDPRRLRSYNDLDAPEDEVTVIDYRSL